The region CTGGTACAGTTGATGTTTTTGTCCAGTCAAGATGGCAATTCTTGTTTCACTCGGCTGAATTAGCATTTTGACACTGTACCATTCGAGTAAACCCAATACAAATCAGTTCTTTGGAAGGACAGACAAAAGATACCTACAGATTCTAATGATCTTTAATTCAAAATGCACGAGACCTGTTGCATATAAGTAGAATATATATTCATAGAACCTGCTAGTAAAGAGTTGAAGTTGATAAGGCCAATTTTCTTAGCTCGTAGCTCGGTGTAGAAAGCCTTAAGCTACAGTTTTGCAACTAATGCTATTTATCGAAGTACTATATTCGTTCATTACTCTTGGCTTTTGTGTATTACTTCTTTCTGCTATACTCTCGATGTTCATATCAGCTTTAACTTTCTCGTTGGCAGATTCATTTCACTCTTGCACTTCAATTTCCTAAGCAACCACCTCTTCTAGTTCTTCAGAGCTCTCAGGTAATTGATCTGATGAGAATGAAAACACTTGTTAACTTGCTAGCAGATGTTTTAGTTTTAGGTTTTGCTAAGCAAGTTAACTTGATTTATGCAAAATTTGGtttaaaatttgtaatttttttgtttttatttatcCCTTTTTATTTGTAGCATTTTGATCCCCGTGGAGCAGCAATTAAGTCCCCTTCTTTAACGGAGTATCCATGGAGCCCCAGATGGGATGGGTCGGAAATGGCCGAGCGGATCTTGTAAGTTCTCCTGTTTTTTTCTTTTGTAGTCATGTGTTATTTTTTTCCCTCTTGCTGAACACAATTATGATGGTTAAATGTTAAATATTTGGCAGTGATTTTGTTGCGGACGAATGTTTGAATTTTAGGAAAGTCTGTAATGAGAGTGTGCATCAGCAGCAACGTTAAAGATGTGCTTCTTGGTAGTTAATCTGATTAgctaccatatatatatatctcttttGTTTAAAGTACACTTTCGGTTTCAATCTGGATGCCTCAGTCGTGTAAAATAGCAACATGTTTGTACACAATTGAATCGTTTTGTTGTAAATTTGCCTGATGTGAAACAGCCATGCAGTGCAGTCGAATTATTGTAGTTTACAGTTTGTCTTGGACATTTTCCGCTGATTGTCTTTCCATGCGACTCCCATCACCTTGATAGGCTGGAGATGGCTTGATTTTCAACTTTTCATGATCTCCAAACCTGAAACTAATTTTCGAATCTGCCTTGATCCCCCGTCCGACAATATATATTACCTTGTTTTAACAAATCAATAGACGACAGTTGAAATTCTGAGAATTATCTTATATAATAAATTCAGTCGAAATTTTTTGTGTTAATGAAGTAGAATGAATTTAgtcaaaaaataataataaagtagaatgatttttttaaattatatatatagtttttagaattttaaatatttaaattagaAAGGATGATTTTAAAAATCTCATCTAGAGTTCGATACAGATTATGTTAAAGTTGAATGACTATATTTATTTTACACTGTACTTTTTGGGATTATAATATTAGAATAAATATTAAGAAAATTCCGAATGACGGTTATAGGCAAAAAAGTAACAGTAACCTAAACACCCTTTCtcagaaaatataaatatatacaatatacAGATGATATAAAGAATAATTTTCAAAGCCCTAGTGACAAAAGACTTGTCGAGTATTATTTTGAGGTCGACTCAAAAATTTGTAAAAGACTTAAATATTTATTTgggctgagttctatggagtccacctttttattggagtcctcggagtccatctacgttctgcaaataaaatatattataaaacgtgttattttgcaaaacatgttacacaaatagcataacttcaacaaaatcatgcaaatctcatatatttacggtacaatatgtatgttctgcaatatgttctgcaacatgaacatttatgttctgtaacatgaacatttatgttctgcaaactaaacatgttttgtagaatatatatttttgcaatgttctgcttgtaaaatgtatgcaatctacaagatttttgatagaatagtgatgtttgtcgaaaaataatatgttttgcaatattttaagctatattttacttgcagaacatatatggactctgaggattccaattaaaggtggactccatagaactttactcttagaaaatataagattttttgtataatattttgaaaaatttattaaagataCGAAATTACTTGTTTGCTATCAAGTTGAAGAAAAATATGGTCCATTTTGGATTAATTATCAAGTTTAACACTTTATAATTAGAATCTTTTCAAATTTAACATCTATAAATTTGGAGTCTTAAATTGTTAATATTTAAAGTTGGTGAACTTTTAAATTGACCAATTTTTAGTCCATGATAACTAACAAAATAAATTTACCAGTTCTGTCCCAAAAGTGGTCAAACTGATGGTAAATtgatattttgttaattattaattatatatgcTGGCCAATTTAATATAACCCATATAACCCGATCCTTTTTTTTTGTATACGGAGATGATAATTTGGTGGGGATACTGTGAAATGAGGATGAGAAACAGTTAAAATAAGATGATGAGAACAGAGAAAAAGATTTTTCTAGTGTATGTTAATGGTCATATGttaaaaaaaatatgataaatgAGTCTGATTGATGGATATTTCATTAATAATGATGAATTCCTGTATGCAAAAAAATCTTCATCAATAATCATCTATCACACATGTGTAAACTGTTAGAAAAAAAATTGTAATCCCCTCTGCTTCTCATCTAGTTACAttatgaaaataaaaaatatttaatacttattttaagatgtatataaaatataattttgtattttttttaagattttatgttttaattcaaaaatgaatgtatatatatttatttgaaaaaaagaaattataaaaaagAGTCCACGAACTatactttataatttaaaatattaaatttaatcGGAGAGAATTACATTTTGCATCACTTATATTTGgccaaaaaataattttatatatcTAATATAAGAAATTGCAGTTTGCATCCTCTTATTTGAAATCTAATCCATGTTACACCCTTTTTGTCAAATTTTATCAATTTTTTCCCTAAAGTATTGTCTTCAACAACATTTATAATCTATTATTTAAGAGAAAAGATTAGATATATCGTTGGAGacaataattagaattaaatAATTTGGCAAAAAAAGGTGTATGTTGAATCAAATTTCAAAATAAGGGGATAGAAAtataatttatgaaaataaatatccaaaattTAGTTTTGGCCaaattaaaaaaatgtaaaatGTAATTCTCTCAATTTAATCGGAATGAAATTGGACCGCAATTATCCCAATTTTATATACAAATTAAAAATGAGGCGAACAGGGTTTATCTAGTTTGTGCCCATACACACATTAAGCACtaaattttatgaatttaaagtCTGGGTGAAATTGATGTAAATACGTGAGGTTCATTAacatttattattaaaaaattaatccaAGTATATTTTGTTATTGTGCACAGGACCAAAAAATCCgtttttgaaaatataaagaaatGGGGGAGTGGGTGATAATAATGATACAGTGAAATATTAAAAATGTGAGAGTAAATGAATGGGGCAGATCGATAACCGACAGGCCAACGCGGGTCACAGCGCGGTTAACCTGTCCATATTCCTGCtcatttataataaataaataaatgcaCCCACACTCTATTAATCTACTTCCTCAACCATCATTTATCTTTACTAACTTGATCTGGAAAGGGCATGAGAGAGATCCTTCACATTCAAGGAGGCCAATGCGGCAACCAAATCGGGTCCAAGTTCTGGGAAGTCATCTGCGACGAGCACGGCGTGGATCCTACTGGCCGTCATCTCAGCGGCGGAGAATTCTCCGATATTCAGCTTGAGAGAATTAATGTTTACTATAATGAAGCTTCAGGCGGTCGATATGTTCCCAGAGCTGTTCTCATGGATCTGGAGCCTGGTACTATGGATAGTATCCGATCCGGTCCCTATGGTCAGATTTTCAGGCCTGATAACTTTGTTTTTGGTCAGTCTGGTGCTGGCAATAATTGGGCTAAAGGTCATTATACTGAAGGCGCTGAACTTATTGATTCTGTTCTCGATGTTGTTCGCAAAGAAGCTGAGAATTGTGACTGCTTGCAAGGTTTCCTTCTACCTCCCCTTATGTCCATCCTGCATTTACAGATCATCCTTGTTTCTGTCTTTTCTGCTACATCCGTGATCATGATTTTAAGTTTGGTTAGAATTCCAAGTAAATTATTCTTAAGTGATTTAAGTTGCATCTTCCTCGAACTGTGTTGATATTTTGTATACATTTTTTACATGATTTTCCAAGTAATAGAGTTGACAACTAATATAGGAACAATGCATTTGGACTCAAAGGATTCTAAATTTTACAGATTATATTTTGAATTAAGCAATGCCTACCGTCTTGTTTCGTGTAGGTATGATTAATATTTGCTTAGTCTCATATTTTctattagattaataaatattgATTTGAAGGCACACTATTCTTTTCCAATTTACAGTGTTTCAAAGGTGTGAGAGTTTTTATTGAACGAAAGGAAGATTTAGGTTTCATTAAGCTTGCTATTATATAATTTCTTTTTTCCCCTTTGGAGGTATACATTATATCATCAATAGCAATGTGTGTGAGAATATTGCTTCGCAAATAATGATGCTAGGCATCTGTTTGTTAGAAGTCACAAATTGTTTATCATAAGTTTAGTTAAACTTGTACTAGCAGCGAGTTGTACTCATTTTGATCTTTATGTTTGCACGGTATTCAACAATCTCAATgctcttttttttttatatatatatgtcacCATGATAGCCTTTTTAGCCCTTACGAATTCTGATCTTGGTCAAGCATCCATTTTTTATTTGCTTTATAGCTAATTAGCGTTTTGTATATGTTTCTGTTAACTTCAGGTTTCCAGGTGTGCCACTCACTTGGTGGAGGCACAGGCTCTGGCATGGGAACTCTTTTGATTTCAAAGATAAGGGAGGAGTATCCAGACAGGATGATGCTCACATTTTCTGTTTTTCCTTCACCAAAGGTCTCTGACACGGTTGTGGAACCATACAATGCTACACTGTCAGTGCACCAGCTCGTGGAAAATGCTGATGAGTGTATGGTTCTTGACAATGAGGCACTATATGACATTTGCTTCAGGACCTTGAAGCTCAGCACTCCAAGTTGTGAGTACCTATTAATTGAGAAATTATGTTTGTGTGTGTCATTAAGTGTGCTTATGATGTGTTTTCACTCTAATGTTCACAGTTGGTGATTTGAACCATCTGATCTCTGCAACTATGAGTGGAGTGACATGCTGCTTGAGATTTCCTGGCCAGCTCAACTCAGATCTGCGGAAGCTTGCTGTTAATCTGATTCCATTCCCACGTTTACATTTCTTCATGGTGGGCTTTGCTCCACTTACTTCGCGTGGATCGCAACAATACATATCCCTCACCGTCCCTGAGCTGACTCAACAAATGTGGGACTCCAAGAACATGATGTGTGCTGCTGACCCGCGTCATGGTCGCTATTTGACTGCTTCAGCCATGTTTAGGGGAAAAATGAGCACGAAAGAAGTGGATGAACAGATGATTAATGTGCAAAATAAGAACTCATCATACTTCGTGGAGTGGATCCCTAACAATGTCAAGTCAAGTGTGTGTGATATTCCACCTACAGGCCTGAAGATGGCTTCCACCTTTGTTGGGAACTCCACTTCAATTCAGGAGATGTTTAGGAGAGTTAGTGAGCAGTTCACAGCTATGTTCCGGCGCAAGGCTTTTTTGCACTGGTATACTGGCGAGGGAATGGATGAAATGGAATTCACTGAGGCAGAGAGCAATATGAATGATCTGGTGTCAGAGTACCAGCAATACCAGGATGCAACAGCTGAGGAAGAGGAAGACTATGAAGATGAAGCGGAAGAGGAGCAGTACAATTAAAGATGATGCCTGAGACTATAAGTTTAGCTGTGAAGCCATTAGCTTCCCTGTTATGATCTCTATTACTAGTAAATATATGGATTAGTGGATGTTTTTCCCAACCCCGGTTCTTCCTTCAATCTTCTCTTTGTTTCATTTGTTTGAACTTGTTATTCTGTGctataaaatgatttttcgaatAAGTAGATAATGTGCGTATTGTTATCAATGCAATCGAGATCCCACTTAAGTCTCCAGCCAGTAGGCCGCTATTAGTTTTAGACTTTGCTGTTTTTTTCTGGGTCTTTCGACTTGAGTCTTAATATTTCTGTGGATATATTTCGAAAGCACCGGATAAAACTACTCAACTTGGTATTAGTGATGTACAGTCCTAGTTTGTCTTGAAATACTTTCTACatgtttattttaattatatatatataatattactTTATAAGAAACTCCGTATGAAATAGTATTTATAAGAATAAACACatagtaataataatgataattaGTCTTTACAATAAATCCTCTCGCATAAAACTTATGCAATATACAGTTATGTATAATGGTAATGGAAAGAAACTAAAATTTGAATAGTCTGGCGCAAGAAGGAAAGAAGAAAAGATCTAAGAGGAGGTTCGTATCCTAAGAGAAATGGAATTCTTCTTAGAATTGATTTTGATCTTTCTTCTATGTCTTGCCTCAGCAGCCTGGACAAGTTTAGCGTTAGCTTGAAGAAAAGGGAGCGGATAGCAGTTGAATGTTCCTTTTTGATGATattcctcctcctcctcctcctcctccttttGCTGCCTAGTACCACCAATTACAGGAGGAAACTGGTGAAGCCCCCTTGGCCCTGTTTGCAAGTTGAGGCCAAATCCCCCGTTGACAACATTCTTTCTCCTCCTTAACTCACCATTTTTCTGTTAAACAGGTGTAAATATGTAATAGTAGAGTAGGAATAAGAAAAAGAGGGTAAATATGTTGTTGTATGGCATACCTCATCTCTTTTTGCCTTAAATTTTGTATTTAACTCCAACAGTGTCTGGTGATACCTTCTCACATTATCCAAACTCTGTTTCATAATAATCATACCAACTCTTAACTCAAATAATTTAACAAGAGATTCATCCAAGGAAGGGGGTTAACATTACCAGTTTAAGCTGCTTTTTAGTTTGCTCTAATTCTCGAATTTGGTATTCCCAGTCTTCAACTTTCTGCCAAAATTTTGATCAAATTATAACCACACATAAAAAACATGGTAAAAACCCTATAAATAAAAAACAAGGAGGCAAAAAAAGGGTACCCTCTTCTTGgatttatgtttgaagtggtggTTTGAGCGGATATCATTATTATTGATGTTATCGTCATTGGGTTCATAGCTCAGAGGAGAAGATGGGCTATACACCATGTTGTCTTGTTTGATGGTCTTTACGTCGTCTCCAGTTATCCTACTCTCAAACTTATTTCCCTCATTCTTTACCTTAATACGCGGCGGCGGCGGGGGGCTGGGAGGAGACTCCAGAGCAGATCTCTTCTTCTTGTTGTGCCAAAGTGGCTCACTTAAGTTTCTTGCCTTGATTGACCATGTGGGTTCATATGAACTACTGCTACTACTACCATTACTTATGGGGGGTTCAGCTTCAGGATTCGAATTTTGAATTAAAGCTTCTAAATTGATCAAGATATCGCATACAATATAATCATCTTCGGTAGCATTGAAATTGTATCTCTCGTATCTCTCCCCATTGTTGTTGTAACTTGTTACAGCCATGCTGAGAGAGGGTGGAGATTGTGTGTATGATTGGAGTAAATAAAAACGGAGTAATCCAGGCTGGAGGGAGTGGGGGCTCTGCTGCGGATCTGCCACGTGTAAGATAGTTTTAGGGGAATTTAGGCCTCGCGTGTGAATGAAACAGGAGTTGTGTAATGTACAACCTTTACATATATACCCCGGCAAAAATAAATACTTTTTCATTAAATAATTAACACATTTTTACACtaaaaaaatcaatatttaattattatCTACTACTATtccaaatttttttaatatatctGTGAATTTCTATAGTGATGATTAATTGTATAATTTACTACTTAATACTCTATTAAAAATAGGTAATTTTGAAATCATTAACTTCTTCTCTTATAAAATAATTAGCGCAGATATACAACACATATATTAGAACAATTTCTCGCATATATTTTATAATTCCAAATatagtaaaatattttatttaattttatcaTATATTTTATGGTAATTTCATAATTGTTTCTACTATTCATGGatcaaatattttttaatttgataaGGTTTCATAAACTTAAATATGTATCTATATAATTAAAGTTACTTGATAATTTTTAGTTATGAAAATATTAACATAATTTTAATgacatgatttttttttattaaattgaaCAGTTATGTTAGCAAAATTATATTGTCATACACTAAAAAAAAGGCCGTTTCCTGCCCAGAAATTCGGGTAGAAATTACTCCATTATTTCCTACCACGTCAAAATCTGGTAGGAATTATTCCTGGTGGAGCCCAGATCTTGTACACGCAGGCATCAAAACCTACCACTCCACCAGATCTTGTACACGCAGGCATCAAAACCTAACAATAGTGGTAGGCACagttcctaccaatattggtatgTTTAGATCAAAATGACCCCACCATTCTGAAAgtaatatgtcctaagtccaatcatgtattatgatttaggaataacttattatgtaatctgttttgatttcattgatattaataaaagacttgttttgtttttattacgggctttatctatttaagtgtttaaataagatataccatagtttagaataaagctttttatggattatgatgagatcataatagtgagacctaacagatgataactctaaacttaaatagttcctggtcataggattactaactggtaattaataatccgcaaagatcggtacatactatgcttgcttcattatgaaggatgtctgttctcatagacatttgtgtggtgacactatagctagtatgtaggtgcttattatagaataagttcactgaacatgactcgcccagctgaacaactgatggagttcactcacgtgtcaacagttgttcacatagtgatagttgtacaagtatccttagacttgaggtcttcatagtcatcttgtgtacactgaactatactttggtttagttcttagtctccagggacaattattagggctctactaggtatagaaatttgtacacgaagatagtgtatgatcaataaaggatctaccccttccagtgaaggaagcgaatgttcaaggctgatccacttatgctagttcaggaatctctggccagagtgaatgaaattagaaaggagtttctaatttgcatagaactaagcatagtaaatggtaagcaagtgattaaattagataggcttgacacgagatccatgccttgtatttaatcgggacattgtagggtagaaggagtttattgtacggtaactattcactgaatgggttcttggtattctaagcagtgaattcatattatccggatagtcgcgatatgctgagaagtatccctcacgatgtagaataaatatgattaattaatcatatttaataaattagaaaatttatataaataatgataaaatagttttattattatttatttttactaccggcttaatattgaacctacagggtcacaccataaaaagagaatgatttaaaggtggaggaattaattaataatggctaataattatttatttgtgaaataaataattaattggcaaatttaataattgattaaatgagatttaattgattataaattaattaagaaaagttcttaatattattaattaaggatttaattttttggaaattaaatcaagagagagaattgtttctaaagtgtttagaaaaaggattaataattaaaaggtgttttaattattaatgagaataataaatgggataataataataacatttatgggaaaatttcagctgaaaattttgcctataaatatactattataaaccctatttttattctaaccccaaaattttataaaacctaattctctccacctcctcctcctccttaacgtcgttttctgggtggataccggtggagtgcttcacgtttgaggagcagctgctaaggatctccgatcgttgcttttggatcgcatattaaaggttagtaatcgatcccatacgtttttaccacgatttatatgattttatttggattttatgtgtaaaaagtgttttaccatgcctccgctgcgattaaaatccaacaatggtatcagagcttaggttgtatgcatatagatctgtggtaaaaatttcagaattttatgtgcttgtatgaattaattatgatttttacaagttatatcatggattaattttgtctgatgagaaatcgtttctcataataattttgaatgttgatctggattctacaagtgttgtagatcgtctgggtatttttttcataattttatgatgtatagattttttattatgaatttttgaagttcttgcaattaaattcgtaattaaataagtatatatatatgtatataaagttgtatatatatatctgctaTATATCTGCTGTTGAATGCTATCTGTGATGCACGGAGAAAGAAAAGACAGGCACAGAGTACAGTACG is a window of Apium graveolens cultivar Ventura chromosome 11, ASM990537v1, whole genome shotgun sequence DNA encoding:
- the LOC141697142 gene encoding tubulin beta-1 chain; its protein translation is MREILHIQGGQCGNQIGSKFWEVICDEHGVDPTGRHLSGGEFSDIQLERINVYYNEASGGRYVPRAVLMDLEPGTMDSIRSGPYGQIFRPDNFVFGQSGAGNNWAKGHYTEGAELIDSVLDVVRKEAENCDCLQGFQVCHSLGGGTGSGMGTLLISKIREEYPDRMMLTFSVFPSPKVSDTVVEPYNATLSVHQLVENADECMVLDNEALYDICFRTLKLSTPSFGDLNHLISATMSGVTCCLRFPGQLNSDLRKLAVNLIPFPRLHFFMVGFAPLTSRGSQQYISLTVPELTQQMWDSKNMMCAADPRHGRYLTASAMFRGKMSTKEVDEQMINVQNKNSSYFVEWIPNNVKSSVCDIPPTGLKMASTFVGNSTSIQEMFRRVSEQFTAMFRRKAFLHWYTGEGMDEMEFTEAESNMNDLVSEYQQYQDATAEEEEDYEDEAEEEQYN
- the LOC141697635 gene encoding uncharacterized protein LOC141697635, which produces MAVTSYNNNGERYERYNFNATEDDYIVCDILINLEALIQNSNPEAEPPISNGSSSSSSYEPTWSIKARNLSEPLWHNKKKRSALESPPSPPPPPRIKVKNEGNKFESRITGDDVKTIKQDNMVYSPSSPLSYEPNDDNINNNDIRSNHHFKHKSKKRKVEDWEYQIRELEQTKKQLKLSLDNVRRYHQTLLELNTKFKAKRDEKNGELRRRKNVVNGGFGLNLQTGPRGLHQFPPVIGGTRQQKEEEEEEEEYHQKGTFNCYPLPFLQANAKLVQAAEARHRRKIKINSKKNSISLRIRTSS